From the Sulfuricurvum sp. genome, one window contains:
- a CDS encoding MASE1 domain-containing protein codes for MNQQPLITIWIVMIYFLFGYIGHIVAIPPGIATPVWPASGFALSMALIFQRKAWLGIFIGAFLITIEPIINTDFATIKLSIFWIGISVSIGILLQAIAGAWLINRIIGKDIFHSVNSFLLFSSNIFFICLISSSIGVSALYLGEFISEKSFLETWITWLLGDTAGILLITPMVHLWNPTWNLRKIEFKLLFLLVLFYLILTFITLFSFGFFFAGKYSFYPLVYLSWPILLLFALNFEKIHTYLAIFIVSVVAVIMTVHKSGPFYVQNINHSLLLLQSFIIVTTVTLISISILSIQSRAFNTQLQNKVDEQTNALSLMINELHHRVKNNFQFILTFLSVQKESIVDKNALLVIEQTMKRIYSISSLHDLFKVSDIDSVNIKTYIQGIIETFVVQEKRIMYCPNIEDIVIKYDLSIAIGFILNELIINSHKYAFDSIDKPSIHVDFYKEKDKFIFEYLDNGIGFEVDKHKNNHGLGFELIYAYVHKNNAKITLSSESGTQLKIIFNESV; via the coding sequence ATGAATCAACAACCCCTTATAACCATATGGATTGTTATGATCTATTTTTTATTCGGTTATATTGGACATATTGTTGCTATTCCACCCGGTATTGCAACGCCTGTTTGGCCAGCCTCAGGCTTTGCTCTTTCAATGGCGTTAATCTTTCAGAGAAAAGCATGGCTTGGAATTTTTATAGGTGCATTTTTAATAACGATTGAGCCTATCATTAATACTGATTTTGCAACAATAAAATTAAGTATCTTTTGGATAGGAATTAGCGTTAGTATTGGAATTTTATTACAAGCAATTGCAGGTGCTTGGTTAATAAATCGCATTATTGGTAAAGATATTTTTCATTCAGTAAATTCATTTTTGTTGTTTAGCTCAAACATTTTTTTTATATGTTTGATAAGCAGCTCAATAGGAGTTTCAGCCCTTTATTTAGGTGAATTTATTTCAGAAAAATCGTTTCTAGAAACATGGATAACGTGGTTACTAGGAGATACGGCAGGAATATTATTGATTACACCTATGGTACATTTATGGAATCCAACATGGAACCTGAGAAAAATAGAATTTAAACTACTATTTTTACTCGTATTATTTTATTTGATTCTAACATTTATTACTTTGTTCAGCTTTGGATTCTTTTTTGCTGGGAAATATTCTTTTTACCCATTAGTGTATTTGTCGTGGCCAATCTTGCTTTTGTTTGCTTTAAATTTTGAAAAGATACATACCTATCTGGCAATATTTATTGTCTCGGTTGTGGCGGTCATTATGACGGTACATAAGAGCGGTCCATTTTACGTTCAGAACATAAACCACTCACTTCTTCTTTTGCAAAGTTTTATCATTGTTACAACCGTTACTTTAATATCCATTTCAATCCTATCCATTCAATCAAGAGCATTTAACACTCAATTACAAAACAAAGTTGATGAACAAACAAATGCTTTAAGTTTGATGATTAATGAACTACATCATAGAGTAAAAAATAATTTTCAGTTTATCTTGACTTTTCTTTCGGTGCAAAAAGAATCTATTGTAGATAAAAATGCATTACTGGTTATAGAGCAAACCATGAAAAGAATCTATTCTATATCTTCTTTACATGATCTATTTAAAGTATCAGATATTGATTCTGTAAATATTAAAACATATATTCAAGGAATTATAGAGACTTTTGTAGTGCAAGAGAAGAGAATTATGTATTGTCCTAATATAGAAGATATCGTTATTAAATATGATTTATCTATTGCAATAGGATTTATTTTAAATGAACTAATTATCAACAGTCATAAATATGCCTTTGATTCAATAGATAAGCCCTCCATTCATGTAGATTTTTACAAAGAAAAGGACAAATTCATATTTGAATATTTGGATAATGGAATTGGATTTGAAGTAGATAAGCATAAAAATAATCATGGGCTTGGATTTGAGTTGATTTACGCGTATGTTCATAAAAATAACGCAAAAATCACTTTGTCCTCAGAATCCGGAACGCAACTTAAAATCATATTTAATGAAAGTGTATGA